One part of the Methylobacterium terrae genome encodes these proteins:
- a CDS encoding fumarylacetoacetate hydrolase family protein has protein sequence MQPILDAYDARAILPEDGLAGALAGRVWRPELNGPSTVAVREGTGGAPELVDISRAFPTIRDLCEAPDPASALRRAAGETIAPLDAVLANTPPDTRDPSKPWLLAPVDLQAVKAAGVTFAVSMLERVIEERARGNPDAAAAIRLEVGRLVGDDLRRLKPGSPEAMALKDVLVAQGAWSQYLEVGIGPDAEIFTKAQPLSSVGCGQEAGLHPGSQWNNPEPEVALVVASDQRVVGATLGNDVNLRDFEGRSALLLGKAKDNAASCALGPFLRLFDDRFSLDDVRRTVVSLEVTGEDGFRLSGTSALSEISRDPADLVAAMMGGTHQYPDGAVLFLGTMFAPVEDRGAPGQGFTHKVGDRVVIRSPGLGALVNRMRHCQDCEPWTFGAAALMRNLAGRGLLGA, from the coding sequence ATGCAGCCGATTCTCGATGCCTACGACGCCCGCGCCATCCTGCCGGAGGACGGCCTGGCCGGTGCGCTGGCCGGCCGCGTCTGGCGGCCGGAGCTGAACGGGCCGAGCACCGTCGCCGTGCGCGAAGGGACCGGCGGCGCGCCGGAGCTCGTCGACATCAGCCGCGCCTTCCCGACGATCCGCGACCTGTGCGAGGCGCCGGATCCGGCGAGCGCCCTGCGCCGGGCCGCGGGCGAGACGATCGCCCCCCTCGACGCGGTGCTCGCCAACACGCCCCCCGACACCCGCGATCCGTCGAAGCCCTGGCTGCTGGCGCCGGTCGACCTCCAGGCGGTCAAGGCCGCCGGCGTCACCTTCGCGGTCTCGATGCTGGAGCGGGTGATCGAGGAGCGCGCGCGCGGCAACCCGGACGCCGCGGCGGCGATCCGCCTCGAGGTCGGGCGCCTCGTCGGCGACGACCTGCGCCGGCTCAAGCCCGGCTCGCCCGAGGCGATGGCGCTGAAGGACGTGCTGGTGGCGCAAGGCGCCTGGAGCCAGTACCTCGAGGTCGGCATCGGGCCGGACGCCGAGATCTTCACCAAGGCCCAGCCGCTCTCCTCCGTCGGCTGCGGCCAGGAGGCCGGCCTGCATCCGGGCTCGCAATGGAACAACCCGGAGCCCGAGGTGGCCCTGGTGGTGGCCTCCGACCAGCGCGTCGTCGGGGCGACGCTCGGCAACGACGTCAACCTGCGCGACTTCGAGGGCCGCTCGGCCCTGCTGCTCGGCAAGGCCAAGGACAACGCCGCCTCCTGCGCGCTGGGTCCGTTCCTGCGCCTGTTCGACGACCGCTTCTCCCTCGACGACGTGCGGCGCACCGTGGTGAGCCTGGAGGTGACGGGCGAGGACGGGTTCCGGCTGTCGGGCACCTCGGCCCTCTCCGAGATCAGCCGCGACCCGGCCGACCTCGTCGCCGCGATGATGGGCGGCACCCACCAGTACCCGGACGGCGCGGTCCTGTTCCTCGGCACGATGTTCGCGCCGGTCGAGGATCGCGGCGCGCCGGGCCAGGGCTTCACCCACAAGGTCGGCGACCGGGTGGTGATCCGCAGCCCCGGCCTCGGGGCGCTGGTCAACCGCATGCGCCACTGCCAGGATTGCGAGCCCTGGACCTTCGGGGCCGCCGCCCTGATGCGCAACCTCGCGGGGCGCGGACTCCTCGGGGCCTGA
- a CDS encoding PilZ domain-containing protein, with translation MSAVSTIATGDGPDAPERREADQRGRRRYGTSMPATILISHYDRVPCVVRDLSDGGAKIGLSRRYALSNRFWIVIRHAEIARRASLVWRRGDFAGIAFDRPLERGGGAG, from the coding sequence ATGAGCGCCGTATCGACGATCGCGACGGGAGACGGCCCGGACGCGCCGGAGCGCCGCGAGGCGGACCAGCGGGGCAGGCGGCGCTACGGCACCTCGATGCCGGCGACGATCCTGATCTCCCACTACGACCGCGTGCCCTGCGTGGTGCGCGACCTCTCCGACGGCGGCGCGAAGATCGGCCTCTCCCGCCGCTACGCCCTGTCGAACCGGTTCTGGATCGTCATCCGGCACGCGGAGATCGCCCGGCGCGCCTCGCTGGTATGGCGGCGGGGGGATTTCGCCGGGATCGCGTTCGACCGTCCGCTGGAGCGAGGTGGGGGTGCGGGCTGA
- a CDS encoding Ig-like domain-containing protein gives MRPPAPSLAVVGCIGLLSIGHTKQRYKTRDAMRRITVRLLTAAILCLVVAASTRLLFDHLSPRDVALMPRDGATEVYPELPIAIEFSRAMMPETIGAAAIVLRDDAGTEVPAAIVSDVGGRSVRLTPRAPLRPGAAYRIAVGAASTPASTLGLTLRAPAEGRFTVAAAPVLPDEPEAPVLVAVGAKNPLGAYYAEILRAEGLNLFAVVAPQSLTPERLARASLVLMTEAPDGALAERLSDWVEAGGNLIAIRPEGAWLPLFGLAPAGEPLAERYLQADGEAPAARGIAREAMQIHGPASRYALEDATALARLSDGTEPLPWPAIALRRAGQGQAAAFAFDLATSVVRLRQGNPAFAGQERDGLPPRRPNDLFFPDYLDLSRVAIPQADEQQRLLANLIVTMSAGRLPLPRIWYLPEERRAAIILAGDDHATRHGTLNAYKRLVAESPADCRPEIRDRDPSGRDASGRDSSGRDSSGRDSSGPDSWDCPRATSYITPGTPLPAEQAQAYAALGFETAAHVDTGCRDVDGAALGLALSRQAGEVAARLGLPAQTTHRLHCIAWNGWADTAKIERAAGIRLDLGYYYWPGSWIRRRPGFMTGSGFPMRFADLDGRVLDIYQAASHLVNENGIEQRRGIEVMLDRALGPEQFFGAFGSHYDYSDGYFDHLVSAARERGVALISAAQMLRWLDRREATRFEALAWNGHDLTFRVRLDPGPERVTGMLPVSVVSHRLAAITRGGHRVPFRVETIKGLDYAMFDLESGPYAVLYDEKTSAMPLPARLR, from the coding sequence ATGCGCCCTCCTGCGCCGTCTCTCGCTGTCGTCGGATGTATCGGCCTGCTAAGCATCGGGCATACCAAACAGCGATACAAGACGAGAGACGCGATGCGGCGGATAACCGTGCGCCTGCTGACAGCAGCAATCCTGTGCCTGGTGGTCGCGGCGTCGACACGTCTTCTGTTCGATCATCTGTCGCCGCGTGACGTCGCGTTGATGCCGCGCGACGGAGCGACGGAAGTCTATCCTGAACTGCCGATCGCGATCGAATTCTCACGTGCCATGATGCCCGAGACCATCGGAGCCGCCGCCATCGTCCTGCGCGACGACGCGGGTACCGAGGTTCCGGCCGCGATCGTCTCCGATGTGGGCGGCCGCTCCGTCCGGCTGACCCCGCGGGCGCCGCTGCGGCCCGGCGCGGCGTACCGGATCGCGGTCGGGGCGGCGTCCACGCCCGCCAGCACCCTCGGGCTCACCTTGCGCGCGCCGGCCGAGGGGCGCTTCACCGTCGCGGCGGCGCCGGTGCTGCCGGACGAGCCCGAGGCGCCGGTCCTGGTCGCGGTCGGCGCGAAGAATCCCCTCGGGGCCTACTACGCCGAGATCCTGCGGGCCGAGGGGCTGAACCTGTTCGCCGTGGTCGCGCCCCAGTCCCTCACGCCGGAGCGCCTCGCCCGGGCCTCCCTGGTGCTGATGACCGAGGCGCCGGACGGGGCCCTGGCCGAGCGGCTTTCCGACTGGGTCGAGGCGGGCGGCAACCTGATCGCGATCCGGCCGGAAGGCGCCTGGCTGCCGCTGTTCGGACTCGCGCCGGCGGGCGAGCCCCTCGCCGAGCGCTACCTTCAGGCCGACGGCGAGGCGCCGGCCGCCCGCGGCATCGCCCGGGAGGCGATGCAGATCCACGGGCCGGCGAGCCGCTACGCCCTCGAGGATGCGACCGCACTTGCCCGCCTCTCGGACGGGACCGAGCCCCTGCCCTGGCCCGCGATCGCCCTGCGCCGGGCCGGCCAGGGCCAGGCGGCAGCCTTCGCCTTCGACCTCGCCACCTCGGTGGTGCGCCTGCGCCAGGGCAACCCCGCCTTCGCGGGCCAGGAGCGGGACGGCCTGCCCCCCCGGCGGCCGAACGACCTGTTCTTCCCCGATTACCTCGACCTGTCGCGGGTCGCGATCCCGCAGGCCGACGAGCAGCAGCGGCTCCTCGCCAACCTGATCGTCACGATGAGCGCCGGGCGCCTGCCCTTGCCGCGGATCTGGTACCTGCCGGAGGAGCGCCGCGCCGCGATCATCCTGGCGGGCGACGACCACGCCACCCGCCACGGCACCCTGAACGCCTACAAGCGCCTCGTCGCCGAGAGCCCGGCCGATTGCCGGCCGGAGATCCGGGACCGGGATCCTTCGGGGCGGGACGCTTCTGGGCGGGACTCTTCGGGGCGGGACTCTTCGGGGCGGGACTCTTCGGGGCCTGATTCCTGGGATTGCCCCCGGGCGACCTCCTACATCACGCCGGGCACGCCTCTGCCGGCGGAGCAGGCGCAGGCCTACGCGGCACTCGGCTTCGAGACCGCGGCGCACGTCGATACCGGCTGCCGCGACGTCGACGGGGCGGCGCTCGGCCTGGCGCTGAGCCGGCAGGCGGGCGAGGTGGCCGCGCGGCTCGGCCTGCCCGCGCAGACGACGCACCGCCTGCACTGCATCGCCTGGAACGGCTGGGCCGACACCGCCAAGATCGAGCGGGCCGCCGGGATCCGGCTCGATCTCGGCTACTATTACTGGCCCGGCTCGTGGATCCGCCGGCGGCCGGGCTTCATGACCGGCTCCGGCTTCCCGATGCGCTTCGCCGACCTCGACGGCCGCGTCCTCGACATCTACCAGGCGGCCAGCCACCTGGTGAACGAGAATGGCATCGAGCAGCGGCGCGGCATCGAGGTCATGCTCGACCGGGCGCTCGGCCCCGAGCAGTTCTTCGGCGCCTTCGGCAGCCATTACGACTACTCCGACGGCTACTTCGACCACCTGGTGAGCGCGGCCCGCGAGCGCGGCGTCGCCCTGATCTCGGCAGCGCAGATGCTGCGCTGGCTCGACCGCCGGGAGGCGACCCGGTTCGAGGCCCTGGCCTGGAACGGGCACGACCTGACCTTCCGGGTCCGCCTCGATCCCGGGCCCGAGCGGGTCACCGGGATGCTGCCGGTCTCGGTCGTGTCCCATCGCCTCGCGGCGATCACCCGGGGCGGCCACCGGGTGCCGTTCCGGGTCGAGACCATCAAGGGGCTCGACTACGCGATGTTCGACCTCGAATCCGGGCCCTACGCCGTGCTCTACGACGAGAAGACCTCGGCGATGCCGCTCCCCGCCCGCCTCAGGTGA
- a CDS encoding nucleotidyltransferase domain-containing protein has protein sequence MNPLDDEAWDAWSPHELGRHLREAVFPWYVAGGWALDVWHGRPTRKHEDLEFAVIREHANYFRAILHDLEFFTVKNGTIEYLPPFADVPSDVWQLWGGDMRQGCWRVDMMMEPGTQELWIYKRDQTIRMARSDAVRVSETGIPYLAPIITFLFKAKHRRKKDQRDFDFAYSKFSTGEKYQLAIWLEKLHPGHEWIGRLRNK, from the coding sequence ATGAATCCTCTCGACGACGAAGCGTGGGATGCATGGTCTCCTCATGAGCTCGGCCGGCATCTTCGAGAAGCAGTCTTCCCATGGTACGTCGCAGGCGGATGGGCTCTGGACGTTTGGCATGGCAGGCCAACGCGCAAGCACGAAGACCTAGAGTTTGCTGTTATTCGTGAGCATGCGAATTATTTTCGCGCTATTTTACACGATCTCGAATTTTTCACCGTGAAAAACGGTACAATCGAATATCTGCCCCCGTTCGCTGACGTGCCGAGCGATGTCTGGCAGCTTTGGGGAGGAGACATGCGTCAAGGCTGTTGGCGCGTGGACATGATGATGGAGCCAGGAACGCAAGAACTATGGATCTATAAGCGCGATCAGACGATACGGATGGCACGTTCCGACGCTGTTCGAGTGAGCGAAACGGGAATTCCATATCTCGCTCCTATAATTACTTTTCTATTTAAAGCCAAGCACCGTAGGAAGAAAGATCAGAGGGATTTCGATTTTGCCTACTCGAAATTTTCCACCGGAGAAAAATATCAATTGGCCATTTGGCTGGAAAAACTCCATCCTGGGCATGAATGGATTGGAAGATTGCGTAATAAATAA
- the deoC gene encoding deoxyribose-phosphate aldolase, giving the protein MPALAGLIDHTLLRADATAAEIRRLCEEALAHRFKAVCVNPVHVGPVAEILAGSDVAPCAVVGFPLGASMPQDKAAEAAGAVARGAAEIDMVIALGALKEGRTDAVRADIAAVRAACAGRVLKVIIETCLLDDAQKRLACTLAAEAGADFVKTSTGFSTGGATVADVALMRATVGDALGVKASGGVRSLEVARALVAAGATRLGTSSGVALVTEGVARGTY; this is encoded by the coding sequence ATGCCCGCCCTCGCCGGCCTGATCGACCACACCCTCCTGCGGGCCGACGCCACCGCGGCGGAGATCCGCCGCCTGTGCGAGGAGGCGCTGGCGCACCGCTTCAAGGCGGTCTGCGTCAATCCGGTCCATGTCGGGCCGGTGGCGGAGATCCTGGCCGGCAGCGACGTCGCGCCATGCGCGGTCGTCGGCTTTCCCCTCGGGGCGTCGATGCCGCAGGACAAGGCCGCGGAGGCCGCGGGCGCGGTGGCCCGCGGCGCGGCCGAGATCGACATGGTGATCGCGCTCGGTGCCCTGAAGGAGGGCCGCACCGACGCGGTGCGGGCCGACATCGCGGCGGTGCGGGCGGCCTGCGCGGGCCGCGTGCTGAAGGTCATCATCGAGACCTGCCTCCTCGACGACGCGCAGAAGCGCCTGGCCTGCACCCTGGCGGCCGAGGCCGGGGCCGATTTCGTCAAGACCTCGACCGGCTTCTCGACCGGCGGCGCCACCGTGGCGGACGTGGCGCTGATGCGTGCCACGGTCGGCGACGCCCTCGGCGTCAAGGCGTCGGGCGGCGTGCGCAGCCTGGAGGTCGCCCGCGCCCTGGTGGCAGCGGGCGCGACGCGGCTCGGCACCAGCTCGGGCGTGGCTCTGGTGACCGAGGGGGTGGCGCGTGGGACCTACTGA
- a CDS encoding SDR family NAD(P)-dependent oxidoreductase: MRPPGVPDLSGKVCLVAGASRGVGRGIARGLGEAGATVVVTARSSETGARTDQRREALEDTAREVDLAGGRGHHYLCDHTREIEVDAMVRWVLRRFGRIDVAVSSVWGGNEGYDGVRYPDGAAWGTAFWRRGLAPLRHTLETGPLAALLFARAVAPAMVSAKGGLLALVSFGTDDYLGDLFYDLAKATTNRLALGVAAELGPYGVTALALAPGPVRTERVVEAGMAGEAGESPLYAGRALAALAGDPGIGAMAGRVLHVADLARDYGFTDEDGTRPERYRAEG; encoded by the coding sequence GTGAGGCCGCCCGGGGTCCCGGACCTCTCGGGAAAGGTCTGCCTCGTCGCCGGCGCCTCGCGCGGGGTGGGCCGGGGCATCGCCCGGGGCCTGGGCGAGGCCGGCGCCACCGTGGTGGTCACCGCCCGCTCGAGCGAGACCGGCGCGCGCACCGACCAGCGCCGGGAAGCCCTGGAGGACACCGCCCGGGAGGTCGACCTCGCCGGCGGGCGCGGCCACCACTACCTCTGCGACCACACCCGCGAGATCGAGGTCGACGCGATGGTGCGCTGGGTGCTGCGCCGCTTCGGCCGCATCGACGTCGCGGTGTCGAGCGTCTGGGGCGGCAACGAGGGCTACGACGGCGTGCGCTACCCCGACGGCGCCGCCTGGGGCACCGCGTTCTGGCGCCGGGGCCTCGCGCCCTTGCGCCACACCCTCGAGACCGGGCCCCTCGCGGCCCTGCTCTTCGCCCGGGCGGTGGCGCCCGCCATGGTCTCGGCCAAGGGCGGCCTCCTGGCGCTCGTCTCCTTCGGCACGGACGATTACCTCGGCGACCTGTTCTACGACCTCGCCAAGGCGACCACCAACCGCCTCGCCCTGGGCGTGGCGGCGGAGCTCGGGCCCTACGGCGTGACGGCCCTGGCGCTGGCGCCGGGCCCGGTGCGGACCGAGCGGGTGGTCGAGGCGGGCATGGCGGGGGAGGCGGGCGAGAGCCCGCTCTACGCCGGACGCGCGCTCGCCGCGCTCGCCGGCGATCCCGGCATCGGCGCGATGGCGGGCCGCGTGCTCCACGTCGCCGACCTCGCGCGGGACTACGGCTTCACCGACGAGGACGGGACGAGGCCGGAGCGGTACCGGGCGGAGGGGTGA
- a CDS encoding putative bifunctional diguanylate cyclase/phosphodiesterase — MSPAGDGPDLRASIRRDQLESVRLSVRQAIPVNAVLGATGALVAVQAGQWQAGLAWFAVSSAVNLTRLGLCRAPCAGLAAPEAARPEALLAEEAREAARSVDRHLRLATLAAALSGVVWALVALLCEGYTSPQTLFYLIVVCGITAGSVTHGMAYAAIPASFIAPPLLTVAGCLAAAGGFDRACLAVTVLLYLAALLRSAVETERGFRRTSRLKNEATALARARHEAHAEASALADEMRRRATHDALTGLMNRAGFAQGAEARLLRPGPAPCLMLLDLDGFKSVNDVYGHSTGDRVLIEVARRLRRTLPPGALAARFGGDEFAVLYDPAGGLPPADLATALIQAVIEPFESFDAGRLGVSIGLCHAHGPSLTQMLSCADEALYAAKAAGRNRFRIFDEGLRGRLEMRRDSERDLSHALAENGLAVWFQPIFGEGGRRVAGLEALVRWHHPVHGWVPPGEIVAAAARAGLTESLLRFILEQVCGAMQALRAGGLPDIRVAMNVSPREMAQVPVDEIVLDRLRALGLAPALLEIEITEETALDIEAVQDKLLALSRAGIRVALDDFGIGYSSLASLRQLRAGRVKIDRSLVTGLSTSDDKRGLVQAVLGLGRALGLEVVAEGVETAEDLAALRALGCPFLQGYHLGRPVPAEQALREALACRPDAA, encoded by the coding sequence ATGTCGCCCGCGGGCGACGGCCCGGATCTTCGCGCGTCGATCCGGCGCGACCAGCTCGAATCCGTGCGCCTGAGCGTGCGGCAGGCGATTCCCGTCAACGCGGTCCTCGGCGCCACCGGCGCCCTGGTCGCCGTGCAGGCCGGGCAGTGGCAGGCCGGGCTCGCGTGGTTCGCGGTCTCCTCGGCCGTCAACCTGACCCGGCTCGGCCTGTGCCGGGCGCCCTGCGCCGGCCTCGCCGCGCCCGAGGCGGCGCGTCCGGAGGCGCTGCTCGCCGAGGAGGCGCGGGAGGCCGCCCGCTCGGTCGACCGGCACCTGCGCCTCGCCACCCTGGCGGCGGCCCTGTCGGGCGTCGTCTGGGCGCTGGTGGCGCTCCTGTGCGAGGGCTACACCTCGCCCCAGACCCTGTTCTACCTCATCGTCGTCTGCGGCATCACCGCGGGGTCGGTCACCCACGGCATGGCCTACGCGGCGATCCCCGCGAGCTTCATCGCGCCGCCGCTCCTGACCGTGGCGGGCTGCCTCGCCGCCGCCGGCGGGTTCGACCGCGCCTGCCTCGCCGTCACGGTGCTGCTCTACCTCGCCGCGCTCCTGCGCAGCGCCGTCGAGACCGAGCGGGGCTTTCGCCGCACCTCCCGGCTCAAGAACGAGGCGACCGCGCTGGCGCGGGCGCGCCACGAGGCCCATGCCGAGGCCTCGGCGCTCGCCGACGAGATGCGCCGGCGCGCCACCCACGACGCCCTCACCGGGCTGATGAACCGGGCCGGCTTCGCGCAGGGCGCGGAGGCGCGCCTCCTGCGGCCCGGGCCGGCGCCCTGCCTGATGCTCCTCGACCTCGACGGCTTCAAGTCGGTCAACGACGTCTACGGCCACTCGACGGGCGACCGGGTCCTGATCGAGGTGGCGCGGCGCCTGCGCCGGACCCTGCCGCCGGGGGCGCTGGCGGCGCGCTTCGGCGGCGACGAGTTCGCGGTCCTGTACGATCCCGCCGGCGGGCTGCCGCCGGCCGATCTGGCGACGGCGCTGATCCAGGCCGTGATCGAGCCGTTCGAGAGCTTCGATGCCGGCCGCCTCGGCGTCAGCATCGGCCTTTGCCACGCCCATGGGCCGAGCCTGACCCAGATGCTGAGCTGCGCCGACGAGGCGCTCTACGCCGCCAAGGCCGCGGGGCGGAACCGCTTCCGGATCTTCGACGAGGGCCTGCGCGGGCGCCTGGAGATGCGGCGCGACAGCGAGCGCGACCTCTCGCACGCGCTGGCCGAGAACGGCCTCGCGGTCTGGTTCCAGCCGATCTTCGGCGAGGGCGGCCGCCGCGTCGCCGGCCTGGAAGCCCTGGTGCGCTGGCACCACCCCGTCCACGGCTGGGTGCCGCCCGGCGAGATCGTCGCCGCCGCGGCGCGCGCCGGCCTGACCGAATCGCTCCTGCGCTTCATCCTGGAGCAGGTCTGCGGCGCGATGCAGGCCCTGCGCGCCGGCGGGCTGCCCGACATCCGGGTGGCGATGAACGTCTCGCCGCGGGAGATGGCGCAGGTCCCGGTCGACGAGATCGTGCTCGACCGCCTGCGGGCGCTCGGCTTGGCCCCCGCGCTCCTCGAGATCGAGATCACCGAGGAGACCGCCCTCGACATCGAGGCGGTTCAGGACAAGCTCCTCGCCCTCTCCCGCGCCGGGATCCGCGTCGCGCTGGACGATTTCGGCATCGGCTACTCGTCGCTCGCCTCGCTGCGCCAGCTCCGGGCCGGCCGGGTCAAGATCGACCGCAGCCTCGTCACCGGCCTGTCGACCTCGGACGACAAGCGCGGGCTGGTCCAGGCGGTGCTCGGCCTCGGCCGGGCGCTCGGCCTCGAAGTGGTGGCCGAGGGCGTCGAGACCGCCGAGGATCTCGCGGCCCTGCGTGCCCTCGGCTGCCCGTTCCTCCAGGGCTACCACCTCGGCCGGCCGGTCCCCGCCGAGCAGGCGCTCCGGGAGGCCCTGGCCTGCCGTCCGGACGCGGCCTGA
- a CDS encoding SH3 domain-containing protein, with translation MLKQGVLAAIILASVSSAQAESGGYSYPVGLDENGDNFLALRSRPTTQEGVRLRKLAPGTLFGVIGRQGAWYNVRLLDGESGWVYGRYVGCCARGPQEPAPAVAQTTQIVVQSGEAETARLRGQVAQLTALVRANQEKQERREREAAAAARPAPEAERPFADEDALAGLSARFEQATANRASYLTPTRPDDQDLGRTARAASEQFPKVPYYIPGTRESGRFWIEPRVGDTGRLSYDLVFVDPRAGVDQKRAVIDLTPEQLDRMKLAVGKISSWSDIAHRNEVRRHYRKRVDCFPEAACPRDGDKIDGQSSTEIVFFVNEDGSTGGRIQRNKGRYDEGYNVSVKSARLLASYLGYVQSRGERDYAAGTRTAADLDVMFR, from the coding sequence ATGCTGAAGCAAGGGGTTCTGGCGGCGATCATCCTGGCGTCGGTGAGCAGCGCGCAGGCCGAGAGCGGCGGCTACAGCTATCCGGTCGGGCTCGACGAGAACGGCGACAACTTCCTCGCCCTGCGCAGCCGGCCGACGACGCAGGAGGGCGTGCGGCTGCGCAAGCTCGCGCCGGGGACGCTGTTCGGCGTGATCGGGCGGCAGGGCGCCTGGTACAATGTGCGCCTCCTCGACGGCGAGAGCGGGTGGGTCTACGGCCGCTACGTCGGGTGCTGCGCCCGCGGGCCGCAAGAGCCGGCGCCCGCCGTCGCGCAGACCACGCAGATCGTCGTGCAGTCCGGCGAGGCCGAGACCGCGCGGCTGCGGGGCCAAGTCGCGCAGCTCACGGCCCTCGTGCGCGCCAACCAGGAGAAGCAGGAACGGCGCGAGCGGGAGGCGGCTGCGGCCGCCCGGCCGGCGCCGGAGGCCGAGCGTCCGTTCGCCGACGAGGATGCGCTCGCGGGCCTGAGCGCGCGCTTCGAGCAGGCGACGGCCAATCGCGCCTCCTACCTCACGCCCACGAGGCCGGACGACCAGGATCTCGGCCGCACGGCGCGGGCGGCCTCCGAGCAGTTCCCGAAGGTGCCCTACTACATTCCCGGCACGCGGGAGAGCGGGCGGTTCTGGATCGAGCCCCGCGTCGGTGACACCGGCCGGCTGTCCTACGACTTGGTCTTCGTCGATCCGCGCGCCGGCGTCGACCAGAAGCGCGCCGTCATCGACCTGACCCCCGAGCAGCTCGACCGGATGAAGCTCGCCGTCGGCAAGATCTCGTCCTGGTCCGACATCGCCCACCGCAACGAGGTGCGGCGCCACTACCGCAAGCGGGTCGATTGCTTCCCGGAAGCCGCGTGCCCGCGCGACGGCGACAAGATCGACGGTCAGTCCTCGACCGAGATCGTCTTCTTCGTCAACGAGGACGGTTCGACCGGCGGCCGCATCCAGCGAAACAAGGGCCGCTACGACGAGGGCTACAACGTGTCGGTCAAGTCGGCCCGTTTGCTCGCGTCCTACCTGGGCTACGTGCAGAGCCGCGGCGAGCGCGACTACGCGGCCGGGACGCGCACCGCGGCGGATCTCGACGTCATGTTCCGGTGA
- a CDS encoding enoyl-CoA hydratase-related protein — protein MTDHVRITDEPGGVRLVRLARPEKKNALTGAMYDAMREALEGADREGSGVGAVVFAGTEGVFTAGNDIADFVARAERSFGEAPSLRFIRQLAVTRTPMVAAVDGLAVGVGTTLTLHCDLVYVAPAATFRMPFVDLGLVPEAASSYLLPRRVGVPKATELLLLGEAFGADEAVRLGLANAVVPADGLLEHALAQGAKLAAKPRQALAAARRLIRGDHEAVRAAMDAEAEAFDAALRSPEAQAAFQRFLSRGAR, from the coding sequence ATGACCGACCACGTCCGCATCACCGACGAACCCGGCGGCGTCCGCCTCGTGCGGCTCGCCCGTCCCGAGAAGAAGAACGCCCTCACGGGGGCGATGTACGACGCCATGCGGGAGGCCCTGGAGGGCGCCGACCGGGAGGGCTCGGGCGTCGGCGCCGTGGTCTTCGCCGGAACCGAGGGCGTGTTCACAGCCGGCAACGACATCGCCGACTTCGTCGCCCGGGCCGAGCGCTCGTTCGGCGAGGCGCCCTCGCTGCGCTTCATCCGCCAGCTCGCCGTGACCCGTACCCCGATGGTGGCGGCGGTGGACGGCCTCGCGGTCGGCGTCGGCACCACGCTGACGCTCCACTGCGACCTCGTCTACGTCGCGCCCGCCGCGACCTTCCGGATGCCGTTCGTCGATCTCGGCCTCGTGCCGGAGGCCGCCTCGAGCTACCTGCTGCCGCGCCGGGTCGGCGTGCCGAAGGCGACCGAGCTGCTGCTGCTGGGCGAGGCGTTCGGGGCCGACGAGGCGGTGCGGCTCGGCCTCGCCAACGCGGTCGTGCCGGCCGACGGGCTCTTGGAGCACGCGCTCGCCCAGGGCGCGAAGCTCGCCGCCAAGCCCCGCCAGGCGCTCGCCGCCGCCCGCCGGCTGATCCGCGGCGACCACGAGGCGGTGCGGGCCGCGATGGATGCGGAGGCCGAGGCCTTCGACGCGGCGCTCCGCTCGCCCGAGGCGCAAGCCGCGTTCCAGCGCTTCCTGTCCCGCGGCGCCCGGTGA